One Verrucomicrobiia bacterium DNA window includes the following coding sequences:
- a CDS encoding MMPL family transporter has translation MIRRFRFWFSIALLVIAVLGFWRLRFDAEVLNLLPAKLPAVQGLKIYQEHFANARELVLTIEAPDANAAENAARLLAGHLRLQTNLVADATWQPPWLEHPDQAAELIAYLWLNQPPDEFARLTNQFAPDALARAFTAAREQLATSMSPGDIGRLSYDPIGLTQLPAAASSAAPSFGEGQELFSSAEGTFRVMFVHAAGDLRSYRDNATWYGALQAEIDRARPEQEIAPDVRIGFTGGPAFVSEISGGMESDLTKSVGGAVLVIFVLFLLVHRRILPLLWMLALFALVLGGTLAVGGLLFGTVNVVSVGFAAILLGLSADYALVLYQEALHAPHLSIGALRRMLAPGILWSALTTCGAFLVLNLGDLPGLAQLGSLVAIGIVLAAAIMLTFFLPPLLRKRSAAEGDDLSHPAASAQTPSKGTAAWIATAIIAATALILVLVKPPQLDYSTNSLRPRSSPAYVEMEKIQSKLSRSESADWLLAEAADPQQLIEKLQDVDAVLRKAVSNGAVENYTLPMALLPNPAAQRANHAVAGRLADQASAVRQAAQAAGFTGASTAFTESVLNTWKLSAASNELLSPTNALSRWIFDKVIARDDGRFYALGLIQSGKRDDRVPLAWAAELPHDGVWVAGWERLGSDLLQLVKRDLWRVLVPIVLLLVISLFLAFRNAVEVLLSFAALAFSGLCLAAVMGALGWSLNLLNILALPLMLGAGVDYGIHMQLGLRRHRGNVAETRRTIGKALMLCAATTVAGFGSNAWSSNLGLASLGIVCAAGVALAYFTSCFLLPAWWRTFAWRNPTPPAAPEPAQLDTVRASSPRPSPPLGEEREKTSPEARFANGEPTAPSSLYTAGIWRLGLALARFLPRNVCIALGQLLARTYWHLASARREVVIDNLVPVMANRSAATASAKELFRKFAIKLVDLWRYEAGLPIENMLGNASGWDHFAQAQASGRGVLLLTPHLGNWEFGGPWMNYKNVKLLVLTVAEPGRDFTKLRQASRARWNIETLVVGDDPFGFLEIIKRLEAGATVALLVDRPPPATAVEVELFGKPFPASVAAAELARASGCVLLPVYIPYENNAYAAHILPAIEYDRPALRERANRQKLTQQIMRIFEPAIRQHLDQWFHFIPVWPRNKQ, from the coding sequence ATGATTCGCCGTTTTCGATTCTGGTTCTCGATCGCCCTGCTTGTCATCGCGGTGCTGGGTTTTTGGCGCCTGCGGTTTGACGCGGAAGTGTTGAATCTGCTCCCTGCAAAACTGCCAGCCGTTCAGGGATTGAAAATTTACCAGGAACATTTCGCCAATGCGCGCGAACTCGTCCTGACCATTGAGGCGCCCGATGCAAACGCGGCCGAGAACGCAGCGCGTCTTCTTGCCGGCCACTTGCGTTTGCAAACGAACCTCGTGGCAGACGCCACGTGGCAGCCGCCATGGCTCGAGCATCCCGACCAGGCTGCCGAGCTGATTGCGTATCTCTGGCTCAATCAGCCTCCGGATGAATTCGCGCGCCTCACAAACCAATTCGCGCCCGATGCCCTGGCACGCGCCTTCACCGCTGCGCGCGAGCAGCTGGCAACATCCATGTCGCCCGGTGACATCGGCCGGCTCAGCTACGATCCCATCGGGCTCACGCAATTACCCGCCGCTGCCAGCAGCGCGGCTCCATCGTTTGGTGAAGGCCAGGAACTCTTCAGCTCCGCCGAGGGGACTTTTCGCGTGATGTTTGTGCATGCGGCGGGCGACCTCCGATCCTATCGCGACAACGCAACCTGGTACGGAGCCCTACAGGCTGAGATCGACCGGGCTCGCCCCGAACAGGAAATCGCTCCGGATGTTCGTATCGGATTCACGGGAGGTCCTGCATTTGTCTCAGAAATTTCTGGCGGCATGGAATCCGACCTAACGAAGTCGGTCGGAGGCGCGGTCCTTGTCATCTTCGTCCTTTTTCTGCTGGTGCACCGGCGCATCCTGCCCTTGCTGTGGATGCTCGCGCTGTTTGCGCTCGTCCTCGGAGGAACGCTTGCAGTGGGCGGATTGCTTTTCGGGACGGTCAATGTCGTGAGCGTCGGCTTCGCCGCCATTCTGCTTGGGCTCTCCGCAGATTACGCGCTCGTGTTGTACCAGGAAGCGTTGCACGCGCCGCATCTCTCGATCGGCGCCCTGCGGCGCATGCTCGCGCCGGGCATTCTGTGGTCCGCGTTGACGACCTGCGGCGCCTTCCTCGTTTTGAACCTTGGCGATCTTCCAGGGCTGGCGCAGCTGGGATCCCTCGTGGCCATCGGCATCGTGCTCGCCGCAGCCATCATGCTCACCTTTTTCCTCCCGCCGCTCCTGCGCAAACGCTCTGCAGCGGAAGGCGACGACCTGTCACACCCTGCTGCCTCGGCTCAAACCCCCTCGAAGGGCACAGCAGCGTGGATTGCCACCGCAATCATCGCCGCCACGGCGTTGATTCTGGTCCTGGTGAAACCGCCGCAGCTCGATTACAGCACCAATTCATTGCGTCCCAGAAGCAGCCCCGCCTATGTCGAGATGGAAAAAATCCAGTCGAAGCTGAGCCGTTCGGAATCCGCCGACTGGCTTCTTGCCGAAGCGGCCGATCCGCAGCAGTTGATTGAAAAACTTCAGGATGTCGATGCTGTTCTCAGGAAGGCTGTCTCGAATGGTGCCGTTGAAAACTACACCCTTCCAATGGCGCTGCTTCCGAACCCCGCGGCGCAGCGAGCAAATCATGCGGTGGCAGGCCGCCTCGCAGATCAGGCTTCAGCCGTCAGGCAGGCCGCGCAAGCGGCGGGATTCACGGGCGCGTCCACTGCCTTCACGGAATCGGTCCTGAACACATGGAAGCTTTCCGCCGCAAGCAATGAGCTCCTTTCGCCCACGAACGCGCTAAGCCGATGGATCTTCGACAAGGTGATCGCGCGCGACGACGGCCGCTTCTATGCGCTCGGGCTGATCCAATCCGGCAAGCGCGACGACCGCGTGCCGCTTGCCTGGGCGGCTGAACTTCCGCACGATGGCGTCTGGGTTGCAGGCTGGGAACGGCTTGGTTCGGACCTGCTGCAATTGGTGAAGCGCGATCTCTGGCGCGTGCTTGTTCCCATCGTGCTGCTGCTCGTCATCTCTCTCTTCCTGGCGTTTCGCAACGCTGTGGAAGTGCTGTTGAGCTTTGCAGCGCTGGCGTTCAGCGGCCTTTGCCTCGCGGCAGTGATGGGCGCCCTGGGCTGGTCGTTGAACCTGTTGAACATCCTTGCGCTGCCGCTCATGCTGGGCGCTGGAGTGGATTATGGAATCCACATGCAACTCGGCTTGCGCCGCCATCGTGGGAACGTTGCTGAAACGCGCCGCACCATAGGCAAAGCGTTGATGCTCTGCGCAGCGACCACGGTTGCGGGGTTCGGATCCAACGCCTGGTCCAGCAATCTCGGCCTCGCCAGCCTTGGAATCGTATGCGCCGCGGGCGTGGCGCTGGCGTATTTCACTTCGTGTTTTCTGCTGCCCGCGTGGTGGCGCACCTTTGCGTGGAGAAACCCGACGCCACCCGCAGCCCCGGAACCGGCGCAGCTCGACACTGTTCGTGCCTCCTCTCCCCGGCCCTCTCCTCCTTTGGGCGAGGAGAGGGAGAAGACTAGTCCAGAGGCACGCTTCGCGAACGGCGAACCCACCGCGCCTTCCTCGCTTTACACGGCCGGAATCTGGCGCCTGGGCCTCGCGCTTGCCCGATTTCTTCCGCGCAACGTCTGCATCGCGCTGGGACAACTTCTTGCCCGCACGTACTGGCATCTCGCCTCGGCGCGGCGCGAGGTCGTCATCGACAATCTCGTGCCCGTCATGGCAAATCGCTCCGCCGCCACTGCGAGCGCAAAGGAATTGTTCCGCAAGTTCGCCATAAAGCTCGTTGATCTCTGGCGATATGAGGCCGGCCTGCCCATTGAAAACATGCTGGGCAACGCCAGTGGATGGGATCACTTCGCGCAAGCCCAGGCCAGCGGACGCGGTGTCCTGCTGCTCACACCACACCTGGGCAACTGGGAGTTCGGCGGTCCCTGGATGAACTACAAAAACGTGAAGCTGCTCGTCCTGACGGTTGCCGAGCCAGGGCGTGACTTCACGAAACTCCGCCAGGCTTCGCGCGCGCGATGGAACATTGAAACGCTCGTGGTCGGCGATGATCCGTTTGGCTTTCTCGAGATCATCAAGCGCCTCGAAGCGGGGGCAACCGTAGCGTTGCTCGTCGATCGGCCGCCGCCGGCAACAGCTGTCGAAGTGGAATTGTTCGGAAAACCGTTCCCGGCCTCCGTCGCCGCGGCAGAACTCGCGCGTGCTTCCGGCTGCGTGCTGCTGCCGGTTTACATCCCTTACGAAAACAACGCCTACGCCGCACACATCCTTCCGGCCATTGAGTATGATCGGCCGGCCTTGCGCGAACGGGCGAACCGGCAGAAGCTCACGCAACAGATCATGCGAATTTTTGAGCCCGCCATTCGTCAACACCTGGACCAATGGTTTCATTTCATACCTGTATGGCCACGAAACAAGCAGTAG
- a CDS encoding ABC transporter permease yields MNTWANIKTIAKRELAAYFSSPLAYVFIIIFLLLCGFFTFLVGGFFELGQASLDRPFFLWHPWFYLFLVPAVGMRLWAEERRVGTLELLLTMPITPWQAIVGKFLASWIFLGLALALTFPIVITVNYLGEPDNGVIFAGYLGSWLMAGSYLAVSCITSAMTRNQVVSFIVAVVACLFLILAGFPPVVRLISGVLSPLWVDLITSISVITHFDGFQRGILDTRDIVFFVSLIGFCLFTTSVILRGHRAG; encoded by the coding sequence ATGAACACCTGGGCAAACATTAAAACCATCGCAAAGCGCGAACTCGCGGCGTACTTCTCATCGCCGCTTGCGTACGTCTTTATCATCATCTTCCTGCTGCTCTGCGGATTCTTCACATTCCTCGTCGGAGGATTCTTCGAGCTCGGCCAGGCGTCACTCGATCGGCCGTTCTTCCTCTGGCATCCATGGTTTTACCTGTTCCTGGTGCCTGCTGTGGGAATGCGGTTGTGGGCGGAGGAACGGCGCGTGGGGACACTTGAATTGCTGCTCACGATGCCGATCACCCCGTGGCAGGCGATTGTCGGCAAATTCCTGGCATCGTGGATCTTTCTGGGACTGGCGCTTGCACTGACGTTCCCAATCGTCATAACGGTGAACTACCTGGGCGAACCCGACAATGGCGTTATCTTTGCGGGATACCTCGGAAGCTGGCTGATGGCGGGATCGTATCTCGCGGTGAGTTGCATCACGTCGGCAATGACGCGCAACCAGGTGGTGAGCTTTATTGTCGCGGTGGTTGCCTGCCTGTTCCTGATCCTCGCCGGGTTTCCGCCCGTGGTGCGGCTGATCTCGGGCGTGTTGTCGCCGTTGTGGGTGGACCTGATCACGTCGATCAGTGTGATCACGCATTTCGATGGATTCCAACGCGGCATTCTCGACACCCGAGACATTGTATTCTTTGTGTCCCTGATCGGTTTCTGTCTCTTCACAACGAGCGTAATCCTGCGCGGGCATCGCGCGGGTTGA
- a CDS encoding ATP-binding cassette domain-containing protein: MIKVDNLVKVFGAKRAVDGISFSVERGEVLGFLGPNGAGKSTTMRMITGFIPPTEGKVSVGGHDMVENPIPAKRLIGYLPENAPAYADMTVGGFLNFAAEIRGLRGDAKKKAIHRAAELCFLETVLHQSVDTLSKGYRHRTCFAQSIIHDPDVLVLDEPTDGLDPNQKHEVRQLIRRMGEKKAIIFSTHILEEVDAVCSRAIIIDRGRIVANGTPLQLRQKSELAGAVTLRVSGVNAAALSQRLKQLATVKRTAILREEATSVTARVFPNGNINGALAQSIADAAQGWRIEELHTEEGRLDEVFRSITMSDTAKVEASK, from the coding sequence ATGATCAAAGTCGACAATCTGGTCAAAGTCTTCGGCGCCAAGCGCGCCGTCGATGGGATCTCCTTTTCCGTCGAACGCGGCGAGGTCCTGGGTTTTCTCGGCCCCAATGGGGCTGGCAAGTCCACCACGATGCGCATGATCACCGGGTTTATTCCTCCGACCGAGGGCAAGGTGAGCGTGGGCGGGCATGACATGGTGGAGAATCCCATTCCCGCCAAACGCCTGATTGGCTACCTGCCTGAAAATGCCCCTGCGTATGCGGACATGACCGTGGGCGGGTTTCTGAATTTCGCGGCAGAGATTCGCGGGCTGCGCGGCGACGCCAAAAAGAAAGCGATTCATCGCGCGGCGGAACTCTGTTTTCTTGAAACCGTCCTGCATCAGAGCGTTGACACGCTGTCCAAAGGCTATCGCCACCGAACCTGTTTCGCGCAATCAATCATCCATGACCCTGACGTGCTCGTGCTGGACGAGCCGACCGACGGATTGGATCCCAACCAGAAGCACGAGGTGCGGCAGTTGATCCGCCGCATGGGCGAAAAGAAGGCGATCATTTTCTCCACCCACATTCTTGAGGAAGTGGATGCTGTGTGTTCGCGTGCGATCATCATCGACCGCGGACGCATCGTGGCGAACGGCACGCCGCTGCAGTTGCGGCAGAAATCGGAACTCGCCGGCGCGGTGACGCTGCGGGTCAGCGGCGTGAATGCGGCGGCGCTGAGTCAGCGGCTCAAACAGCTCGCGACCGTGAAGCGAACCGCAATTCTGCGGGAGGAGGCGACGAGTGTCACGGCGCGGGTCTTCCCGAACGGCAACATCAATGGCGCGCTGGCGCAGAGCATTGCCGACGCCGCGCAAGGCTGGCGCATTGAGGAACTGCACACCGAGGAGGGCCGGCTGGACGAAGTCTTCCGCAGTATCACCATGTCCGACACGGCGAAAGTGGAGGCATCGAAATGA